A portion of the Chlamydia caviae GPIC genome contains these proteins:
- the gap gene encoding type I glyceraldehyde-3-phosphate dehydrogenase, which translates to MKVVINGFGRIGRLVLRQVLKRNSSVDVVAVNDLVPGEALTYLFKYDSTHGRFPADVSYDNGYLVVDGRRIQLLDQRDVQKLPWKDLGVDVVIESTGLFTKKEDAAKHLDSGAKRVLITAPAKGDVPTFVMGVNENAFDPEKDTIISNASCTTNCLAPLAKVLLDNFGIEEGLMTTVHAATATQSVVDGPSKKDWRGGRGAFQNIVPASTGAAKAVALCLPELKNKLTGMAFRVPVADVSVVDLTVRLQKSTTYEEICKAIKNASETNLRGILGYTDQEVVSSDFIGCEYSSIFDAGAGIALTDRFFKLVAWYDNEIGYATRIVDLLEYVAKNSK; encoded by the coding sequence ATGAAAGTTGTAATTAACGGTTTTGGACGGATTGGAAGATTAGTTTTAAGACAAGTTCTAAAAAGAAATTCTTCTGTCGATGTCGTGGCTGTTAATGATCTTGTCCCTGGAGAGGCTTTAACGTATTTATTCAAATACGATTCTACTCATGGACGTTTCCCAGCAGACGTGTCTTATGATAACGGCTATCTCGTTGTTGATGGCCGTAGAATTCAATTGCTAGATCAACGTGATGTTCAAAAGCTTCCCTGGAAAGATCTGGGTGTAGATGTTGTCATTGAAAGTACAGGTTTATTTACCAAAAAAGAGGATGCTGCAAAGCATCTTGATTCTGGAGCTAAACGTGTACTTATTACTGCTCCTGCAAAAGGAGATGTCCCGACGTTTGTAATGGGAGTAAATGAGAATGCATTTGATCCTGAGAAGGATACAATTATTTCTAATGCTTCCTGTACTACAAACTGTCTTGCTCCTTTGGCTAAAGTGTTACTAGATAATTTTGGTATCGAAGAAGGTTTGATGACCACAGTGCATGCCGCTACAGCTACCCAAAGTGTTGTAGATGGTCCATCCAAGAAAGATTGGAGAGGTGGTAGAGGAGCTTTTCAAAATATCGTTCCTGCTTCTACAGGAGCTGCTAAAGCTGTTGCCTTATGTCTCCCAGAATTAAAGAATAAATTAACCGGAATGGCTTTTAGAGTTCCTGTTGCCGATGTTTCTGTCGTTGACCTTACTGTAAGATTACAGAAGTCAACAACATATGAAGAGATATGTAAAGCGATTAAAAATGCTTCAGAAACTAATCTGCGTGGGATTCTAGGTTATACGGATCAAGAAGTAGTATCTTCTGATTTTATAGGATGCGAATATTCTTCTATATTTGATGCTGGTGCAGGAATAGCGTTAACCGATCGCTTTTTCAAACTAGTTGCCTGGTATGATAATGAGATAGGATATGCAACCCGCATAGTTGATTTGTTAGAGTATGTAGCAAAGAACTCTAAATAA
- the ruvC gene encoding crossover junction endodeoxyribonuclease RuvC — protein MTQLIMGIDPGTLVSGYAIIHIEQRYKIRAHSYGAIRLSSKDSLTQRYKQLFQTLSGVLDDITPDAVVLETQYVHKNPQSTIKLGMARGVLILAAALRDIPVFEYAPNVAKRAVVGKGNASKQQVQLMVSKILNIPDVLNSNCEDIADAFALAICHAHTSAYTCLGVR, from the coding sequence ATGACGCAATTGATTATGGGGATTGATCCTGGGACACTAGTTTCTGGATACGCTATTATCCATATTGAACAGCGTTATAAGATACGAGCTCATAGCTATGGGGCTATCCGTTTATCTTCAAAAGATTCATTAACACAGCGTTATAAACAGCTTTTTCAAACATTGTCTGGGGTATTGGATGATATTACTCCTGATGCTGTGGTTCTTGAAACGCAATATGTGCATAAGAACCCTCAAAGTACTATAAAATTAGGCATGGCGCGGGGAGTGCTCATACTTGCTGCTGCTTTACGAGACATTCCTGTTTTTGAATATGCTCCAAACGTAGCTAAGAGAGCTGTTGTCGGTAAAGGAAATGCCAGTAAACAGCAGGTGCAACTTATGGTTAGCAAGATTTTAAATATTCCTGATGTCTTAAATTCCAATTGTGAAGATATTGCAGATGCATTTGCATTAGCAATATGCCATGCACATACTTCTGCTTATACTTGTTTAGGAGTTCGATAA
- the ruvA gene encoding Holliday junction branch migration protein RuvA codes for MYDYIRGILTYMSSGTLVIECQGLGFNIFAPDRWLIELSGQLHREVVVYTYTVVRETEHVLYGFSSRRERECFRMLISFSGVGPKTGLAILNTFSLSKLCSIARAEDVRAIASVPGIGKKTAEKLMVDLKQKLPDLLPLDSKAIASWESVKPSCMDEGIQALAALGYSKPSAERMIAEAMSELPENASLAEILPIALKKNLQGLNKS; via the coding sequence ATGTACGACTATATTCGTGGAATTCTTACTTATATGAGTTCTGGAACTCTTGTGATCGAATGTCAGGGATTAGGATTCAATATTTTTGCTCCCGATCGATGGTTGATTGAGCTGTCAGGTCAATTACATCGTGAAGTTGTTGTGTATACCTATACGGTTGTTCGTGAAACAGAACATGTGTTGTATGGATTTAGTTCTCGAAGAGAACGCGAATGTTTCCGTATGTTAATTTCATTTTCTGGAGTAGGCCCTAAGACAGGCCTAGCAATATTAAATACATTTTCTCTTAGCAAATTATGTTCTATAGCACGTGCTGAGGATGTCAGAGCTATAGCTTCTGTTCCTGGTATAGGGAAAAAAACAGCAGAAAAGCTTATGGTAGACCTCAAGCAAAAGCTTCCAGATTTACTTCCTTTAGATTCTAAAGCAATTGCTTCTTGGGAATCCGTAAAACCTTCGTGTATGGATGAGGGTATACAAGCATTAGCTGCATTAGGATATTCTAAACCTTCAGCAGAGAGAATGATTGCTGAAGCTATGAGTGAACTTCCAGAGAATGCATCGTTAGCAGAAATTCTTCCTATTGCTTTAAAAAAGAACTTACAAGGTTTGAACAAGAGCTAG
- the rpsK gene encoding 30S ribosomal protein S11, with translation MVKHQTQKKGVKRKQLKNIPSGVVHVKATFNNTIVSITDPAGNTISWASAGKVGYSGSRKSSAFAATMAAQDAAKNAMNSGLKEVEVCLKGTGAGRESAVRALIASGLVVSVIRDETPVPHNGCRPRKRRRV, from the coding sequence TTGGTTAAACATCAAACGCAGAAAAAAGGCGTAAAAAGAAAACAGTTAAAAAATATTCCTTCAGGCGTTGTTCATGTTAAGGCTACCTTCAACAATACGATTGTATCCATAACAGATCCTGCAGGAAATACTATCTCTTGGGCTTCAGCTGGAAAAGTTGGATATTCTGGATCTCGTAAGTCATCTGCTTTTGCTGCAACGATGGCTGCACAAGACGCTGCAAAAAATGCTATGAATTCTGGCCTTAAAGAAGTCGAAGTATGTTTAAAAGGTACTGGAGCTGGCAGAGAATCTGCGGTTCGCGCTCTCATAGCCTCTGGTTTAGTTGTTTCTGTCATCCGTGACGAAACTCCTGTTCCTCATAATGGTTGTCGACCAAGAAAAAGGCGCAGAGTGTAG
- a CDS encoding lipoate--protein ligase family protein, whose protein sequence is MLTNKCIFLNLSGKTIFEQLQIEEALLRNYKENICIINSNAPEAVVLGISRRPNEDIHIPKLRSDNVPIIKRYSGGGTVFIDENSLFVTWIMNSSEPMANSQDLMQWSYGIYAPIFPEEFSVNENDYTLGEKKFAGNAQYIQKSRWVHHTTFLWDMDIDKLTRYLPIPQKQPSYRKQRLHQDFLTTIRPWFPTKESFFDKLKASASSIFHWGTLSEQELKDIQEKPHRKSTTLL, encoded by the coding sequence ATGCTCACCAATAAGTGTATTTTCTTAAATTTATCTGGAAAGACTATCTTCGAGCAGTTGCAAATAGAAGAAGCTCTTCTTCGCAACTATAAGGAAAATATTTGCATTATTAATTCGAATGCTCCGGAAGCCGTTGTCCTTGGTATTTCAAGACGTCCAAACGAAGATATCCATATCCCTAAATTACGATCTGATAACGTTCCTATAATTAAACGTTACAGTGGGGGTGGAACGGTATTTATTGATGAAAATAGTTTATTCGTAACATGGATTATGAATTCTTCCGAACCCATGGCCAATTCTCAAGATTTGATGCAATGGTCTTATGGTATCTATGCACCCATCTTCCCTGAAGAATTTTCTGTTAATGAAAATGATTATACTTTAGGAGAGAAGAAATTCGCAGGAAATGCTCAATATATCCAAAAATCTCGTTGGGTACATCACACAACATTCCTATGGGATATGGATATAGACAAGCTTACACGTTATCTACCAATACCCCAAAAACAACCGTCATATAGAAAACAACGTCTACATCAAGATTTCCTAACAACTATTCGCCCATGGTTCCCCACAAAAGAAAGCTTTTTTGATAAATTAAAAGCATCTGCGAGTAGTATTTTTCATTGGGGAACTCTTTCAGAACAAGAGCTGAAAGATATTCAGGAAAAACCCCACAGGAAATCTACCACTTTATTATAA
- the grgA gene encoding GrgA family transcription factor, with the protein MYFTRDPVIETVITSREGYKLSVRNTKHFSQDPFVVEAVEVISLGNTCFFRNCDHSKPFIVPAGDYEVMEIRDTKINLKAVGLDRGIKIAGGREALIKLPKVAPVTVEESSSSETVATAESSSSESSTTPSSHSTTRKEKKERKGDKWKEKKKQGRKKANKEVSEVAGSSQEIIDTVTEELWEESQENKLGEQKKFSLLPPPAKLISEIISQTISDPEITSADLDESLQALVTESSEVINALLSGDQTIIFPEEEMEASPVCEQPVCEQPLPSSFPMEDE; encoded by the coding sequence GTGTATTTTACAAGAGATCCAGTTATTGAAACTGTAATTACGTCGAGGGAAGGATACAAGTTATCAGTTCGCAATACCAAGCATTTTTCTCAGGATCCCTTTGTTGTTGAAGCGGTTGAAGTGATTTCTTTGGGGAACACCTGTTTCTTCCGTAACTGCGATCATAGTAAGCCATTCATTGTCCCTGCTGGTGATTACGAAGTAATGGAAATTCGAGATACTAAGATCAACCTAAAAGCTGTAGGTTTGGATCGTGGTATTAAGATTGCCGGAGGTAGAGAAGCCTTAATTAAGTTGCCTAAAGTAGCTCCTGTAACTGTTGAAGAAAGTTCTTCATCTGAGACAGTTGCTACAGCTGAATCTTCATCTTCAGAATCTTCCACAACACCATCTTCTCATTCTACAACTAGAAAAGAGAAGAAAGAACGTAAGGGAGATAAGTGGAAAGAGAAGAAAAAACAGGGCCGTAAAAAAGCCAATAAAGAAGTATCCGAAGTTGCGGGATCTTCACAAGAGATCATTGATACCGTTACTGAAGAACTTTGGGAAGAGTCACAGGAAAATAAATTAGGGGAGCAGAAGAAGTTTTCTCTACTACCTCCTCCAGCAAAATTAATTTCTGAGATTATTTCTCAAACTATTTCGGATCCTGAAATAACTTCAGCTGATTTAGATGAATCTCTACAGGCTTTAGTAACCGAAAGTTCTGAAGTGATCAATGCTTTACTATCAGGTGATCAGACAATTATTTTCCCTGAAGAAGAAATGGAAGCTTCTCCAGTTTGTGAACAGCCTGTCTGTGAACAGCCTCTACCTTCTTCTTTCCCAATGGAAGACGAGTAA
- the mnmG gene encoding tRNA uridine-5-carboxymethylaminomethyl(34) synthesis enzyme MnmG: MWTHPINYDVIVVGAGHAGCEAAFCSAKMGASVLILTSNLDTIAKLSCNPAVGGIGKGHIVREIDALGGIMAEVTDQSGIQFRILNQTKGPAVRAPRAQVDKQMYHIHMKRLLESTPGLHIMQGTVESLLDNENVIQGVTTKEGITYLGKTVILSSGTFMRGLIHIGDLNFPGGRLGDPAATGLSAALKERGFPISRLKTGTPPRLLASSIDFSVAEEQPGDPGVGFVHRDEPFVPPLPQVSCYITHTTQKTKDIIAANISRSALYGGRIEGIGPRYCPSIEDKIVKFADKERHHIFIEPEGIYTQEVYVNGLSTSMPFDVQYNMIRSVHGLENAIITRPAYAIEYDYVHGNVIYPTLESKIVEGLFLCGQINGTTGYEEAAAQGLIAGINAVNKVLKKPAFIPSRQESYIGVMLDDLTTQVLDEPYRMFTGRAEHRLLLRQDNACLRLSHYGRDLGLLSQERYEIFENQKQIIEDEKARLNKTFKKYGNSVVSLAKALCRPEVSYDILRETFPDDVRDLGSTLNASLEMEIKYAGYIDRQKSLIHSLSKSENMVIPEDIDYQSISSLSLEAREKLAKFTPRTIGSASRISGIACADIQVLMVAVKKHAHQ, translated from the coding sequence ATGTGGACTCACCCAATTAATTACGATGTTATTGTAGTTGGTGCTGGGCATGCGGGTTGCGAGGCTGCTTTTTGCTCTGCAAAAATGGGCGCCTCTGTACTAATCTTAACTTCAAACTTAGACACTATTGCTAAGTTGAGTTGTAATCCTGCCGTTGGAGGTATCGGCAAGGGGCATATTGTTCGAGAGATCGATGCCCTAGGCGGTATCATGGCTGAGGTTACTGATCAGTCTGGGATACAATTTCGCATCTTAAATCAGACCAAAGGCCCTGCTGTCCGTGCTCCAAGAGCTCAAGTTGATAAGCAAATGTATCATATTCATATGAAACGCTTATTAGAGAGCACTCCCGGCTTGCATATCATGCAGGGTACGGTTGAGTCCTTGCTAGACAATGAAAATGTCATTCAAGGTGTTACAACAAAAGAAGGTATCACCTATCTAGGTAAGACAGTCATTTTGTCTTCTGGGACATTTATGCGTGGCCTAATTCACATTGGCGACCTTAACTTTCCTGGCGGACGTCTTGGCGATCCTGCGGCTACAGGATTATCGGCAGCTCTCAAGGAGCGTGGTTTTCCAATCAGCAGACTAAAAACAGGCACGCCTCCACGATTACTTGCTTCCTCCATAGACTTTTCCGTAGCAGAAGAACAGCCTGGAGATCCTGGTGTAGGCTTTGTTCATAGAGATGAACCCTTTGTTCCTCCTCTACCTCAAGTATCGTGTTATATTACTCATACTACTCAAAAAACTAAGGATATCATTGCTGCTAATATTAGCCGTTCCGCTTTGTATGGAGGTCGTATTGAAGGTATAGGCCCTCGATACTGTCCATCTATTGAAGATAAAATCGTTAAATTTGCAGATAAAGAGCGTCATCATATCTTCATAGAACCTGAAGGAATTTATACTCAGGAAGTCTATGTAAATGGCCTATCCACATCTATGCCTTTTGATGTGCAATATAACATGATCCGTTCAGTTCACGGGCTAGAAAATGCGATTATTACGCGTCCTGCCTATGCTATTGAATATGATTACGTTCATGGAAATGTGATCTACCCTACTTTAGAAAGTAAGATCGTAGAAGGTCTATTTCTATGCGGCCAGATCAATGGAACAACTGGATATGAAGAAGCAGCTGCTCAAGGTCTTATAGCAGGGATTAACGCAGTAAATAAAGTCCTTAAAAAACCGGCATTCATCCCCTCACGACAAGAGTCCTATATTGGCGTGATGTTGGATGATCTTACAACTCAAGTATTAGATGAACCTTACCGTATGTTCACAGGCAGAGCAGAACATCGCCTACTTTTAAGACAGGATAATGCTTGCTTACGTTTGTCTCACTACGGTCGGGATTTAGGCCTCTTAAGTCAAGAGCGTTATGAAATCTTTGAAAATCAAAAACAAATTATAGAAGACGAAAAAGCCCGTCTCAATAAAACTTTCAAAAAGTATGGAAATTCTGTAGTCTCGCTAGCAAAAGCTTTATGCCGTCCAGAAGTCTCTTACGATATTCTCAGGGAAACCTTCCCTGACGATGTCCGTGACCTTGGCTCAACGCTTAATGCTTCGTTAGAGATGGAAATCAAGTATGCGGGATATATAGATCGTCAGAAATCGTTGATTCATAGTTTATCGAAATCAGAGAATATGGTTATTCCTGAAGATATAGACTATCAAAGTATTTCCTCTTTAAGTTTAGAAGCTAGAGAAAAACTAGCTAAATTCACCCCAAGAACTATAGGGTCAGCTTCAAGAATATCGGGTATTGCCTGCGCTGATATTCAGGTATTGATGGTTGCTGTAAAAAAACATGCTCACCAATAA
- a CDS encoding DNA-directed RNA polymerase subunit alpha has product MSDNSQNLLYDKFELPESVKMMAVEGSGGSVDKQASFVAEPLERGMGHTLGNALRRALLIGLEAPAIISFSMTGVLHEYMAIEGIVEDVTNIVLNLKGALLKKYPFQDSEDGRCTQLLKSTISVDASDLAACGGQKSITLADLLQEGGFESVNPDHVIFTVTQPMQLEIALRVAFGRGYSTSERIVLEDKGVNEIVLDAAFSPVVLVNYFVEDTRVGQDTDFDRLILHVETDGRVSPKEALAFSTQILTKHFSIFEKMDEKKIVFEEAISIEKENKDDILHKLVLGINEIELSVRSTNCLSNANIETIGELVIMPEPRLLQFRNFGKKSLCEIKNKLKEMKLELGMDLSQFGVGLDNVKEKMKSYAEKIRSKNVKG; this is encoded by the coding sequence ATGTCGGATAATTCACAAAATTTACTTTACGATAAATTTGAATTGCCAGAATCAGTCAAAATGATGGCTGTAGAAGGTAGCGGGGGATCGGTTGATAAGCAGGCGAGTTTTGTCGCAGAGCCTCTAGAGAGAGGTATGGGTCATACCTTAGGTAATGCTTTGAGAAGAGCATTATTGATTGGTTTAGAAGCCCCTGCAATTATTTCTTTCTCTATGACTGGTGTGCTTCATGAGTACATGGCGATAGAGGGAATCGTAGAAGATGTAACAAACATTGTCTTAAACTTGAAAGGAGCTTTGCTCAAGAAATATCCTTTCCAAGATAGTGAAGACGGTCGTTGTACTCAATTATTAAAGTCTACTATTTCTGTAGATGCCTCTGATCTTGCTGCTTGTGGTGGTCAAAAGTCCATAACATTGGCTGATTTATTGCAAGAAGGTGGGTTTGAATCTGTTAACCCTGATCATGTGATTTTCACTGTCACACAACCTATGCAGCTTGAAATTGCCCTAAGAGTGGCATTTGGAAGAGGATATTCTACATCTGAGAGAATCGTTCTTGAGGATAAAGGTGTGAATGAGATCGTCTTAGATGCGGCCTTTTCACCTGTAGTTTTAGTTAATTACTTTGTAGAAGATACTCGTGTTGGTCAAGATACAGATTTCGATCGCTTGATTTTGCATGTGGAAACAGATGGTAGGGTATCTCCTAAAGAAGCTTTAGCTTTCTCTACACAAATTTTAACTAAGCACTTCTCTATTTTTGAAAAAATGGATGAGAAGAAGATAGTCTTTGAAGAAGCTATTTCTATCGAGAAAGAGAACAAAGACGATATTCTTCATAAGTTAGTCTTAGGTATTAACGAGATCGAGTTATCTGTAAGATCTACAAATTGTTTGTCTAACGCAAATATTGAAACTATTGGTGAGTTGGTGATTATGCCGGAACCTCGCCTGTTGCAATTCAGAAACTTTGGTAAGAAGTCTCTTTGTGAGATTAAGAACAAGTTGAAAGAAATGAAACTTGAATTGGGAATGGATCTCAGTCAGTTTGGTGTTGGTTTAGACAACGTAAAAGAAAAAATGAAGAGTTACGCCGAAAAGATTCGGTCTAAAAACGTCAAGGGATAA
- a CDS encoding AURKAIP1/COX24 domain-containing protein, with protein sequence MSSVKKKRRLKIAKHKRNKRRRRDRHKNK encoded by the coding sequence ATGTCATCTGTTAAGAAAAAACGAAGACTTAAAATCGCTAAGCATAAGCGTAATAAAAGACGCCGAAGAGACCGTCATAAAAATAAATAA
- the rplQ gene encoding 50S ribosomal protein L17: MQHARKKFRVGRTSAHNRCMLANMLKSLIHQERIETTLPKAKELRRCADKMITLAKKNTLAARRLAVARLMVRYNKLTSKEARQAKAGDLSAYNVDRTVINKLFDQLGTRFVSRNGGYTRILKLQNRVGDNARKCIIEFLAD; encoded by the coding sequence ATGCAACACGCAAGAAAGAAATTTAGAGTTGGTCGTACTTCTGCGCATAATCGTTGTATGTTAGCTAACATGTTAAAATCTCTAATTCACCAAGAAAGAATAGAAACTACTTTGCCTAAGGCAAAAGAGTTGCGTCGTTGTGCTGATAAGATGATTACACTAGCTAAGAAAAATACATTAGCTGCAAGACGTTTAGCTGTTGCTAGGCTAATGGTTAGATACAATAAGTTGACAAGCAAGGAAGCTCGTCAAGCTAAAGCAGGCGATTTATCAGCTTATAACGTAGACCGTACCGTTATAAACAAACTATTCGATCAATTAGGCACTCGTTTTGTCTCTAGAAATGGCGGTTATACACGCATTTTAAAGTTGCAAAATAGAGTTGGTGATAATGCACGAAAGTGTATTATAGAATTTTTAGCCGACTAG
- the ndk gene encoding nucleoside-diphosphate kinase — translation MEQTLSIIKPDSVGKAHIGEIVAIFEKSGFRIAAMKMVHLSVKEAEGFYAVHKSRPFFQELVDFMISGPVVVMVLEGDNAVVRNREIMGATNPQEAAQGTIRAQFGESIGINAVHGSDSLENAAIEINYFFSKIEIVNSAK, via the coding sequence ATGGAACAAACGCTATCCATTATCAAACCTGATTCTGTTGGCAAGGCTCATATTGGTGAGATTGTTGCGATTTTTGAAAAATCAGGATTTCGCATAGCTGCTATGAAAATGGTGCATTTATCAGTGAAAGAAGCTGAAGGCTTCTACGCTGTTCATAAATCTCGTCCATTTTTCCAAGAGCTCGTAGATTTTATGATTTCAGGCCCAGTTGTTGTTATGGTTCTTGAAGGTGATAATGCTGTAGTTCGCAACCGAGAAATTATGGGCGCTACAAATCCTCAGGAAGCTGCTCAAGGGACGATTCGTGCTCAATTTGGCGAGTCTATCGGCATCAATGCGGTACATGGATCCGATAGCTTGGAAAATGCAGCTATAGAAATTAACTATTTCTTCAGCAAAATCGAAATAGTTAACTCTGCTAAGTAA